Below is a genomic region from Acomys russatus chromosome 3, mAcoRus1.1, whole genome shotgun sequence.
GTAGCGGATGTCACAGCAGATCCACTGCGTGAGGCAGTATTTAGTCAGCTTTCCTTCTTTCACAGACTCGTGGTCCCAAGCCCTGGAACTCGTGTCCTCTCCCATTCCACTCCCATCAGTAAGCCAGACTGCAGAGTTATTCCCTAGTGTTCTAGATGTACGGACACTCCACTCGGTTTACGTCTACAGCTGGAAATGGGTTTCCCCAGGCTGTCCAGGCATGTAGGTACCTGAGGTGGGAAGAGGCGATCTACACTGGAGTCACCCCCTACGCTCTGTGTGAGAGCCAGCTCCTGGCTTGGCGTATGCTCCTTGCTGCCAGGACCCTCAGAATCCATACATGCATCGATTTCATAGTGAACATATTTGCAGGTATCCATGTGGAAACACGTGTTAAGGAAAGAGCAGTCACCCAGAGACTCATCAGTGTGCTTATTGATAATTCGTCTGGGAGAATAAAGAAAGGGAATCAGAATCAAGATGGCACTTAGAAGCAGATCCTACAATTCAAATGCAAATTTTCTTACTCTTCCCCAATTTTCTATAATGTTAAGCTAAAGAGCTTGAGTTCTCTTGAATAAAGATTGGATCTGCGTGCTGTGGCTCAGGTCAGGCCTACAACCACAGCACTGGTCAGTAGAGCAGAAAGGCCAGCCGGAgctatgaaaccctgtctcaaaaacaaaatggagaattTCTACTCCCTTACTACAAGAGAGTATTTAGTCCAGGAAGGACCTTGGCTAGTTACATCAGAATAAAACACTGGCctaggggctggacagatggctcagcacttaagagcagcatctgctcttccaggggtcctgagttcaattcctgggaaccacatggtgtctcacagccatctgtaatgagatctggtgctctcttccagcctgcaggACTACAAGCAGATaagagcattcatatacacaaaataaataaaatcttgggGGCAAAAAGATgcagaagaatttttaaatcaaaacaaaaaacactggccTAAGTGCAGGTCCCTGGTTTCTGCTAGGACTAAGGACTCTTCTCCCAGACTAACTTTCATTACTGCTCAGGGACAAAGATGCCTGATAGAAAATTGTCCTTTATTTGCAAGTGAGCCCATCCCAAAGACAGGCAGAGTATACTGCTTCTAGAAAGCCCTCCCCACCTCGTTCTCTCCCAAGAGACCTGAAGTGCAGCTTGCGACAAGGCCGGTCGGCATCACTGGCTTTCATGCACTCTTCCTTGGTCCCATAGTCACAAAATTCTTGCACCTGGGCCCGACCTCGAGATCGAAACTTTTCAACAATGGATTGTTCCTTGGCTGTTGTGGTATTTAATAGCTCTAGGATCTCCTGACTGACCTGTGACAGAAGTAGCCTTGGTTTTAAGGGTCTGGTAAATAAATTAGCCCGTAAACCGCCTCCACAAGTCTACCTCACATTAATGTCTGATAAGCTGAACTAACCGTGTAGGGGAGTTGCAGTAGGTTCATGTTTCACAAGCACTTAGAATGGAATTCTAGGCTGTAGCCTAGCGTCTGCAGCTAAGCAGTAAGCTGATCTTAACTCCCTATGAGAGGATAACTTTCCCTCAAAAAAGCTAATTTGTATTGACTGGGTACTGAGGAAGGCACAGTGCAGGTGTTCTATTGTTTAGCTCAGTGTACTTAATTCTGTAAGGGAGAACACCAGTTATCCTCACCAAACACCAACTGACTTTCAAAAACCAGCCTAGACGTTGTGACCAAGTGAGACCTCAGTGCAGTTCAAGTCAGAACCACTATACGGATAAATCCATCAATTTCCATAACGGGGTCCAAGTAAGTATCATTTAGTATTCTCTACTCATCTccctgtatttattttaatttctcttttctctgaaacCTCTTCTGACGGTTCTTCCAGATTCTGTAAATCAGGACTTCCTCACACTGGCACTGCTGATAGTTTTTGGCTAgatagggtttttggttttttttgtttttttgtttttttaaacagtttctttgtgtagccttggctattctgaactcaattctatagaccaggctggcttcaaattcacagtgatctgcctgcctctgcctccctgagtgctgggctggggagatggctcaggggttagggaACACTGTCTACTCTTCTAGAGTTCAGGAGTTCAATTAACAGCAACCttatggaggctcacagccatctttaatgtgatctgatgccctcttctggcctgcacttcatgcagataagagcacttatatacattaaataaataaaaaataaaggggcacgtaccaccatgccccgctcTGGGCTGGAcagttttatttgggggggggggggggtgttagggTTCTTACTATGCACTGTAGCCCAGACCCTGTATCTACACTCAGTACTAACAGTACTCTCCCATGCTGTGACAATGTAACCAGACACTGCCAGACATCCAGACATTGGGGGTGGTGAGGGTAGGCCAtgcagttgagaaccactgctctatattTTAATTGTACTCCTGTCCAAATGGtaacaaaccaaaactaattcAGAGTACACTGTGCATTTCCACATGACCCTACCTTCTTGCTCTGCTGTTCTTTAGTTGACTGTTGGTTCAAAAGACTTTCTATCTCCAGATCAACATCTGAGGCAGCGTGCTTCCTTGATTTCTTAGCTGGCTCCTTAGCTGGTTCTGATGTTGAAGAGGTCAGACCAGATGCTAAAGAGCTGGCAAAGGCAGCCACTGTCGTTGAGTCCTGTTCTGCGCGCCGTTTCTGCCCTGTGATGGTCCCGGCTACCTCTCCAGGGCCTTTCTTTTCTGCCACAGCacccatcatggcagagagcttGGAGTGGTCAGCATAAGTTACAAGGGTGGGATGTGCATCATCTTGCAGGAGACCTCGCTTTACCTCAATCAACTCCTGGGCTGCAAATTTCTGTAGCAGGCTTTCTACGCCATCTTGTGTGGCAGGTGCATCTGGCTAGAGAAAGAAGCGCATAAGACACTACTTGAAACAACAGCAAATATGTGATGGATTCCAATGTTACCAGGTTATTACCGTAGAGATGGCAAGACGGATGGATACTGCATCGGTGGGCAGAGTTAGGGCCAGATCTGAGAGGTGGTGTAGCAGCTTCTTCTCTAACTCAGGGTCTGTAGCTAATTCAGGGACTGCGGACGTTGTGCTGGGTTTAGGACCACTGGATGCAGGTGTAGTGGGCACTGGGCTATCACTGCGGAAGGTTGGGGACAGTGCTGCTTCTGGATTCCTCAgatctaaaaataagaaaaaaataaagtgaaaaggcTCAGTTTTTTCACCAAAATAATCCTGGGTTCACTGGGAAGCACATCCCCTTCCCTGCCGGGTCAAAGGCTCTTCGTGCTTCTCTGCCCTCACTGAGCCTAAGACAGTAAAACAGCATGGGCCGCTCACAGGCCTCTGCCAGCTGTCCTTCTCTCACTCCTTCCAATTAAAAAAGGGATACTTTCAATAATCAGAACTGGGATCTGACTGTCTTTTCCAGGGAtggattttgaatttttaatgaatCGTGGCCATACTTAGAAACACTAGGCCCTTGGAATACTTGGctaacagcctgggctacaatgagGGTTCCAGCATATTTCCACTGtatgctttttttaattttgttttttgtttgtttgtttgttttttcaagacagggtttctctatgtagccctggctgtcctggacttgctttgtagaccaggctggctttgaacctcacattgatttgcctgcctctgcctcctgagtgctgggattaaaggtgtgtgccactgccaggcctgtttgtttgcttggttttggttttttgttttgttttgtttttcaaaacagcgtttcttggtgtagccttgactgtcctggacttgctttgtagaccaggctggcctcgaactgacagagatccacctgcctctgcctcccaagtgctgggattaaatgtgtgtgccaccactgcatagctgtttgtttttgagacagggtttctctgtgtagccttggctgtcctggactgactttgtagaccaggctggcctcaaactcacagagatccacctgcctctgcctccccaagtgctgggatcacaggcgtgtgccatggTACCCACCCCCCCCTACACGCTCTTACTCCACCAACTATACAAGAAAAGGTCATGGGAGCACTTACAAGGTTTGGATGAGTTAGAATAACTGGCCTTAGTTAATGTATACAAAAATGTAAGTAATAAttactatgtaaaaaaaaattactatgtaGCATACTTACAGGagtgtaagaaaaatattttatttaggagGACTGCCGGTGTTTAAGACATGCTCGGAAATCAGAGATC
It encodes:
- the Mettl3 gene encoding N6-adenosine-methyltransferase catalytic subunit, with the protein product MSDTWSSIQAHKKQLDSLRERLQRRRKQDSGHLDLRNPEAALSPTFRSDSPVPTTPASSGPKPSTTSAVPELATDPELEKKLLHHLSDLALTLPTDAVSIRLAISTPDAPATQDGVESLLQKFAAQELIEVKRGLLQDDAHPTLVTYADHSKLSAMMGAVAEKKGPGEVAGTITGQKRRAEQDSTTVAAFASSLASGLTSSTSEPAKEPAKKSRKHAASDVDLEIESLLNQQSTKEQQSKKVSQEILELLNTTTAKEQSIVEKFRSRGRAQVQEFCDYGTKEECMKASDADRPCRKLHFRRIINKHTDESLGDCSFLNTCFHMDTCKYVHYEIDACMDSEGPGSKEHTPSQELALTQSVGGDSSVDRLFPPQWICCDIRYLDVSILGKFAVVMADPPWDIHMELPYGTLTDDEMRRLNIPVLQDDGFLFLWVTGRAMELGRECLNLWGYERVDEIIWVKTNQLQRIIRTGRTGHWLNHGKEHCLVGVKGNPQGFNQGLDCDVIVAEVRSTSHKPDEIYGMIERLSPGTRKIELFGRPHNVQPNWITLGNQLDGIHLLDPDVVARFKQRYPDGIISKPKNL